A genomic segment from Triticum dicoccoides isolate Atlit2015 ecotype Zavitan chromosome 1A, WEW_v2.0, whole genome shotgun sequence encodes:
- the LOC119321487 gene encoding uncharacterized protein LOC119321487 translates to MEMDSEPSTPSQSSYFTGCMASPAWLPAVHRSPGRFHLLSRDGGRDSGRRAWRRLLRRLVRKSACCPSPRAPPPMITFQYDAASYAKNFDEGRRPSSASAAADKPAASQPIEPADGLR, encoded by the coding sequence ATGGAGATGGACAGTGAGCCGTCGACGCCGAGCCAGTCCTCCTACTTCACCGGCTGCATGGCGTCCCCGGCGTGGCTGCCGGCCGTGCACCGGAGCCCCGGGCGGTTCCACCTCCTGTCTCGCGACGGCGGCCGCGACAGCGGGCGGCGGGCGTGGAGGCGGCTGCTCAGGCGGCTGGTGAGGAAGAGCGCCTGCTGCCCAAGCCCCCGGGCGCCGCCCCCCATGATCACCTTCCAGTACGACGCCGCCAGCTACGCCAAGAACTTCGACGAGGGCCGCCggccctcctccgcctccgccgccgccgacaagCCGGCCGCCAGCCAGCCGATCGAGCCGGCCGATGGCCTCAGATGA